A segment of the Campylobacter vulpis genome:
ACGCACCAAACTCCCCTTTTCATAAAGCAAATTCAAACTTGCCCCATCAAACTTAGGCTCGATAAAAAAGCCCTCCTCACACTTAGCCCTTTTCGCCCACGCTCTAAGCTCCTCTTCATCAAATACATCTTCCATTGACCACATTTTGCTTAAATGCTTGTTTTTTTTAAATTGACTTTGTATGGTGGGGGCGATTTTTTGCGTGGGAGAGTCTTTTGAAATTAGACTTGGATTTTTCTCCTCAAATGCCCTTATTTCCCTTATTAAAAGATCATATTCTTCATCACTTGCTAAAGGCTCATCTTTTTCATAATAGGCTCTCATCCATAAATTTGCCAACGCAACTTTTTCTAAATATTCATTCATAACGCCACTTCCTCATAAGCCCTATGTAGTGCAAAAAGCTGTTTATGCTCGTATAAATCGTGCGTTCTTATGATACTTGCACCATTTTCATAAGCTTTTAAATGCAAATACAAACTCCCTGCCAAACGCTTCTCAACTGCACTTTCAAAATAAAAATTAATCGTGCTTTTACGACTTGCTCCTACAAGCAAGGGCTTGTTAAACTGCAAAAAATGTTCCAAATTTTTTAGCAAAATCATATTATGCTTCGCACTTTTACCAAAACCAAAGCCTATATCCAAAATACTTTTTTTTACCCCATAACGCTCTAAAACCTCAAGTTTAGCACTAAAAAAACGCTCAATTTCTAAAATAACATTATCATAATTTGGGTTTTCTTGCATATTATGCGGCTCGTTTTGCATATGCATAAGACAATAAAAAGCATCATAATTTTTTGCCAACTTAGCTAAATTTTCATTTCTAAGCCCTGTAATGTCATTAATCAGTTTAAAACCCTTATTTAAGGCATATTCAAGGCAGTATTCATCAAAACTATCAAGGCTAAAAATCGTTTTTGTGTGATAATTTTTCGCATAAATTAAATCAAGGCAATTTTTAAGGCGAGAAAATTCCTCTTCCCTCCCACAATAAAAACTCCCCGGTCTCGAACTCACCGCTCCTATATCGATAAATTCTGGCTTTAGCTTTAAAAGTGCGTTAAGCCTTGTCTCAAAGTCCTTTTCACTCACACGACTACTTGGATTAAAACTATCTTCATTAATATTTAAAATTGCCATCAAATTCACGCTTTTAGGCTTGATGAATTCTTTTTGCAAAAAATCTGCCAAGCTTTTAAGCTTAAAATCTTGCTTCTTTTCTTTTGCAATTAAACTTAAAATTTGCTTTTTATTAGCGATTAAAAGGGCATTTGAGCTTTTTTGTTTAAAGATAACTTCTTCATTTGTTATTAATTCAGCTCCTATACTTAGAGCGTCTTGTTTTAAAATATTTGCCGCAGGAGAGGAGATATTTTCTATAAAAATAAAGTGTAAATTTGCTTTTTCTTTCATAATCTTACGCCCCATTTTATGCGGTTTAATCAAGTCGCAAAGTAAGTTAAAGTCATTATTTACATTAAGTTTTATGTAATTCATTTTGCCTTCTTTTCGTATAAATTAAGCAAAAGTGTCGCAAGTAAAATTTGTGCCTTAGAATTGAGTTTTGAAAGCTCATAAGCCTCATAAAAAAACTCCAGCTCCTTTGCGTCAAAATCCCTTATCTTAAGGCTTTCTTTGCCAAGCTTGATAATAAGCTCACTTAAGGCGTTTTTATCTAAATTTTCATTTTCTTTTAAAAATTCATAAAGGGCTTTTAAATCGAGTTTTTCAAGCTCTAAATTTAATTGCACCTCTTCTTTTTTTTTCTTTCTTTTTTCACAAATTAGGCGTGATTTTATCGTAGGCAAAAGCAAATTTTTAGATGGGACGACTATGAGAAATTTGATGTTTTTAGGAGGCTCTTCAAGAAGTTTGAGTAAAAAATTTTGTGCTTCGTGGCGAAAAGAATGTGCCATTAAAACGATGATTTTTTCACTACTTTCTGCAATATAACTTTCCTTTTCCACAGCTCTTGCATCTTCTAGTAAAAATTCGTTTGGCACACTTTTTGGGATAAACCTTAAAGCGTTTGCTCCAAATTGCATTAGCAATTCTTCTCTAATACCCTCAAAATCATCACTAATTAAAATTCTGCTTATAAACATCAAAGACTAACTTTAGAAAACAAAATAGCATCTAAACTCTTATCAAAAAGTTTATAAAGACTGATAAGCTTAAAGTCTAAATCCTTATCGTTAGAATCTAAATAAAAACTATTTTGCAATTGCTCATCAAAAAGCCACAAAAGGCTATCATTTTTAGACCTTGCAATCAAAGACTTTTTGTCTCTTGCTGTGCCGATATAAAAATAAACAAAACCATTTGGAAAGGCGATTTCTAGCATATCATTGAGCAAAATAATATCTTCATTATTTTGAATTTTACGCTCAAATAAAGACTTAAGTGAAAAAAAGGGCAGTAAAGGACGGGTGGAATTTGCATTAATGTGCTGAAAAAAATAATGCTCATACCAAGCTCTTGCCTCATCACAAATTAAAATAAAAGCCCTGCCCTCTAGCAAATACTTAAGCCTTGAAGCAACCAAAGGCGACCACTCTAAGCGGCGACTCTCCATCCACGCCATAGAAGTGCCGCCGTTTCTTATGTTTTCTAAACTCCAGCTTAAAAAATCGCTCATTTATCAAGTCCATAAACCTCGTGTAAGGCACGAACGGCTAATTCTCCATATTTTTCATGCACTATCATTGAAATTTTAATCTCACTTGTGGAAATCATTTCTATATTAATCCTCTCATTTGCTAAAGCCTTAAACGCCGTAGAAGCCACGCCGGAGTGCGACTTCATACCCACACCCACAACAGA
Coding sequences within it:
- the folP gene encoding dihydropteroate synthase gives rise to the protein MNYIKLNVNNDFNLLCDLIKPHKMGRKIMKEKANLHFIFIENISSPAANILKQDALSIGAELITNEEVIFKQKSSNALLIANKKQILSLIAKEKKQDFKLKSLADFLQKEFIKPKSVNLMAILNINEDSFNPSSRVSEKDFETRLNALLKLKPEFIDIGAVSSRPGSFYCGREEEFSRLKNCLDLIYAKNYHTKTIFSLDSFDEYCLEYALNKGFKLINDITGLRNENLAKLAKNYDAFYCLMHMQNEPHNMQENPNYDNVILEIERFFSAKLEVLERYGVKKSILDIGFGFGKSAKHNMILLKNLEHFLQFNKPLLVGASRKSTINFYFESAVEKRLAGSLYLHLKAYENGASIIRTHDLYEHKQLFALHRAYEEVAL
- a CDS encoding DNA polymerase III subunit delta', translating into MFISRILISDDFEGIREELLMQFGANALRFIPKSVPNEFLLEDARAVEKESYIAESSEKIIVLMAHSFRHEAQNFLLKLLEEPPKNIKFLIVVPSKNLLLPTIKSRLICEKRKKKKEEVQLNLELEKLDLKALYEFLKENENLDKNALSELIIKLGKESLKIRDFDAKELEFFYEAYELSKLNSKAQILLATLLLNLYEKKAK
- a CDS encoding HobA family DNA replication regulator — its product is MSDFLSWSLENIRNGGTSMAWMESRRLEWSPLVASRLKYLLEGRAFILICDEARAWYEHYFFQHINANSTRPLLPFFSLKSLFERKIQNNEDIILLNDMLEIAFPNGFVYFYIGTARDKKSLIARSKNDSLLWLFDEQLQNSFYLDSNDKDLDFKLISLYKLFDKSLDAILFSKVSL